From one Ooceraea biroi isolate clonal line C1 chromosome 7, Obir_v5.4, whole genome shotgun sequence genomic stretch:
- the LOC109610994 gene encoding DNA-directed RNA polymerase III subunit RPC10 encodes MVLWFCTCCGNLLKFVQHPEGNRFACPTCPYIYKIKKPIRRRTYFEGPARETVIVDTESKWMGVDSTDERCPKCSHPRAFFRQVQIRSGDEPMTQIYRCCNHECAHTWRID; translated from the coding sequence ATGGTGCTTTGGTTCTGTACGTGCTGTGGTAATCTCCTGAAATTCGTACAGCACCCTGAAGGCAATCGGTTTGCATGCCCCACGTGTccgtacatttataaaataaaaaagcccATTAGAAGGCGTACTTATTTCGAAGGCCCGGCGCGGGAAACGGTTATTGTCGACACCGAATCTAAATGGATGGGGGTAGATTCAACGGACGAACGTTGTCCCAAGTGCTCGCATCCACGTGCCTTCTTCAGGCAGGTGCAGATCAGATCCGGCGATGAGCCTATGACTCAAATTTACAGATGCTGCAATCACGAATGTGCCCATACATGGCGAATCGATTAA
- the LOC105279850 gene encoding 60S ribosomal protein L37 has product MTKGTSSFGKRRNKTHTLCRRCGRSSYHIQKSTCAQCGYPSKKMRSYNWSVKAKRRKTTGTGRLRYLKIVRRKFKNGFREGLPKPKAAAK; this is encoded by the exons ATG ACGAAGGGTACGTCGAGCTTTGGTAAGCGTCGTAACAAGACGCACACGTTGTGCAGAAGATGCGGACGTAGTTCGTATCACATCCAGAAGTCAACATGTGCACAGTGCGGATACCCATCAAAGAAGATGAGATCCT ataacTGGTCAGTCAAAGCCAAGAGGAGGAAGACCACTGGCACTGGTCGCCTGCGCTACCTAAAAATCGTACGCCGCAAGTTCAA GAATGGATTCAGGGAAGGTTTACCGAAACCTAAAGCCGCAgcgaaataa
- the LOC105279930 gene encoding serine-protein kinase ATM encodes MSRISEKIREILKLADSSKITDKRKCVTDLLDVYHNDDALKEVCQNTERKTGIVSWSHIMHVAHKLVLDEAERGGKETNIKNNERQAIMSLVINTIRHSNEKSTELLKSSEVIPMILQILDSKIYIHYQDAYLGILVTYILSKSTNHSNIAAEQWKELLTVCLKLYRRAHLKKHVVLDALQMIVEHSFLHTNLLVHVKNLLLFLEKIFEDVKGNNEQLTESFYKLSNSVCRQIAMESRVTLCKFSEDIALDILRLNGSEEKYRLLLIFLQIHHPHGTSKYDDGAYAYDTSKWRDLLRSMCLVIQENCKLDVQWRSFVEFASEVIKQVVDNTVNLGCSLEANFEGTHVQNKRRRILNRMENVVELITESSPEEVWSMLKILTETLRKYPQCLKPQELAPLLQRLTELAQSRDESIMNNLYNLAAVLMENEVSSGEEMQDATIHWSKIWDMLLRSLGANQNEEMGHSLIRCFIRHNRMPNANALLRLYLTKTIRWSLNSVYTLRQLCERVSLPEDASTSVLDPSPSTMTTPVCDRTRLLEWLLTAPWQKLATRLPIADMCASSIDLVLSSRCRQTVKTDQKRALQSHEGTRRLAYVSHRDVCSTDLPEICHASLIFKVDLSASRKNERIERTSGATSARASHVTYVQDVFNFLKKRLHDIFQEEGSSDEVYITLMKIALLARLLSALKLLGVVTVENIVDCPLIDVMKSHLTSSFEVLTKIDPNRSKYMYLLNVTRALSELYGTTYDADIAKMIVSASTLNMLQSVFDVLNFDDSRNCDYYKEHNTFQERRRRSDVCTELPSSTTTTSLPRKDAIRLRVVEALAAFCALHIGADCDKSTLQTRMMKNLLIMQQDFTSSVDTRMSLTILESLATRDQAEIQCQFADKPLELLSEVCQKCRKNEESTCRLLNLLPYFFKYATEYSYSPKETLIKTLGAFYNHIHQRNCGVLVHVNYMKCICNFVRIDPDFLWSSSNNEVASMLDSVLDYIGNKLFLLRSQAIRCLQELLSFGSVADEWKEWMFVIVEKTVFKLFDEMNQQSSSNSENLEENQQEDEKETRTATALIALTSVACASSILQGRALHAILRLTVEKKLSTQKVQKVLLAAAQHTTTHVSLVEDNLSYLLTTWISDAQYPLESFPWTLAGCESMNEFFRKHVSHIVPILLRTSNLAVAVSFCANCAGVAFDDVFEDVFPSCFAWLISSDESTLEAGNKAERMLWDLLKSTNKFEKTRGYGRLFSDRLQDVLVELVRRLHDEDDFKRVLSLPGVRFPAMDPPHFPRATVDRCLDRLERNFLGKPLTLILVEQQPAALQKTLLCLVSAVHSSRSREGQLKRLHQYAYFCSRLNLAEPFFDEMAAFLIRDVCYSLLHLTRNSDETLVTACCKFLDMFLRSVLPTRAAEVRDILRFIVASLIRLAQGANDAGNVAANLLRFLVVEQKDTLREAIAKLSAFPNHEIFRDARETHNIIRSKKDGVALCLEDELERFLGAINEENAECTLEDLADLTQQLSTRKRELRELHQKLGTPGYPEDGASILHRLVFKLVKLMESSNSCISMEATKCLGELGPMDSTVVLRPIKNLIQEADHAIEALTYHSVSMLTSFLVENAVELRKVSADALYAVLSTSHGRKLSNPEYLRNLSNILKEYAPLKIDYIQPFSRGRCVTQTSFHVDNTKFRIVMDPKNALWTVKDSMNYTEWVVKITCGIAECFADSYLESFLPVCRLSIEFCELILPRIIYLIICENKSFIGSICDCVNHFFRHHFAINQETEATSRDCDQKIVRRMLDVVNHIRAQLPDGASLKLDYVHLAKAAHKCSAYYTALLFAQLACESISTDYPDFSSDPRIDYIYERQPEDGRVLQDIMLDTYTNISDPDAIYGAGSSHLLDHESRIQYYARTNRWDNVMLAQDIELSHNGNQLTNAKTAMANALHHSGLQFLQWQFLGSDCLDEKFSYECAWRLSNWNLLISDNVNANCYDSQAQPRLEQLENAFHAHHYHALKCLHENDRQGTERAIESARESVIRSLRIISLESNRTVNEKLSQLRLLREIEQLSSAADSPGEKYPKVLRSWDEHQISQTGEFDCVEPILWQRIIMFRIQESLRTDPNVETAFFATCLDLAEVAEGQGAFPVAARALGSLTKQENLSVDLQNQLLYQESLLTWMKSDQIIARRLLRTLIEKRKLKPSLRAKALRVYGDWMAETKSENPQAVIQKYYLESIETSEAIKDQVPDVVRNLHDTQVALARFADAQYEQITAYMNSPVYESLKEYAHGNDAMNKVDQVQKMKNHDLKRAMLINQRQTTNDAAELKNIGQERRKYLGQAVLYYLKTLQCSEEHNMLIFRLVALWLDNMLDEEVNELLLKELNTVPSFKFIPLVPQLAAHISNDLKQRGSFSAHIFEILERAALEHPYHTLPVLLALKNLHSDDEYDSAGKVTKKQEERRVLGAKKLLKQLANSPVSAIVHEMENLSRALLSLAYWQPNGKCYPGKCYPIPRDQPICKLKNLSNVLLPTLSLSVRPSGNYKDVIGVKMYQDTCEFVGGVNAPKKVICVGTDGVHRRQLVKGKDDLRQDAVMQQVFTVMNALLRTCKETKRRNLRIRTYKVVPLTQRSGVLEWCDNTVPITAALMGKPGLHKKYYPRDLTAEAAREKLKNVAQDTNEVKLKVFLECCKRMRPAFHHFFEEKYRSPETWVERTLTYTRSVATTSIAGYILGLGDRHLSNILIDERTAEVVHIDFGVAFEQGKVLPVPETIPFRLTRDIEVAMGVSGIEGTMRRSCEVTMTMLRDQRQIIITLLQVLLYDPLFTWAITPEKACKMQSDVVKRGFSENSGRAPVETNKIAKRALLRIEQKLRGTEDGLVSSVPGQVERLLQEARDPANLCRVYCGWQPYL; translated from the exons ATGTCGCGAATATCCGAGAAAATACGCGAAATTTTGAAGTTAGCTGATAGTTCCAAAATCACTGACAAAAGG AAATGTGTAACTGACCTGTTAGATGTGTATCACAATGATGATGCTCTCAAAGAGGTGTGCCAGAATACAGAGCGAAAAACAGGGATCGTCAGTTGGTCTCACATTATGCACGTTGCTCACAAGCTAGTTCTCGAT gaagcagagagagGTGGCAAAGAGACGAATATCAAGAACAACGAGAGACAAGCCATCATGAGCTTGGTCATCAATACGATTCGCCATTCCAACGAAAAATCGACCGAGCTTTTGAAAAGCAGCGAGGTGATCCCCATGATATTGCAGATACTGGACAGCAAGATCTACATACACTATCAAGATGCATATCTGGGGATACTGGTCACCTACATATTGTCCAAGAGTACAAATCACAGCAACATCGCGGCAGAACAATGGAAGGAGTTGCTGACAGTTTGCCTCAAGCTGTACAGGCGAGCACATCTGAAGAAACACGTCGTGCTAGATGCACTGCAGATGATCGTGGAACATTCCTTTCTGCATACAAATCTGCTGGTCCACGTGAAGAATTTATTACTCTTTCTCG AGAAAATCTTCGAAGATGTAAAAGGCAACAACGAACAGTTGACGGAGTCGTTTTACAAGCTCAGCAACAGTGTCTGCAGACAGATTGCCATGGAATCCAGAGTCACCCTGTGCAAGTTCAGCGAGGACATAGCGTTAGACATTTTACGTTTAAACGGCTCCGAGGAGAAGTACAGGTTGCTGTTGATCTTTCTGCAGATTCATCATCCACATGGCACTTCCAAGTACGACGACGGTGCGTATGCCTATGATACGAGCAAGTGGAGAGACTTGCTGCGCAGTATGTGCCTGGTCATTCAAGAGAATTGCAAGCTGGATGTGCAGTGGCGCAGCTTCGTCGAATTCGCCAGCGAAG TTATAAAACAGGTAGTGGACAACACGGTGAATCTCGGTTGTTCCCTGGAGGCAAATTTTGAAGGCACGCACGTGCAAAACAAGCGCAGACGAATACTGAACAGAATGGAGAACGTCGTCGAGCTGATAACGGAGAGCAGTCCCGAGGAAGTGTGGTCCATGCTAAAAATCCTAACGGAAACTCTGAGGAAGTACCCGCAGTGCCTGAAGCCGCAAGAGCTCGCGCCCTTGCTGCAACGTTTGACGGAGCTCGCTCAGTCCCGAGACGAGTCCATAATGAACAACTTGTACAATTTAGCCGCCGTCCTTATGGAGAATGAGGTGTCCAGTGGAGAGGAAATGCAAGACGCCACGATTCACTGGAGCAAAATCTGGGACATGCTGCTTAG GTCTCTGGGAGCAAATCAGAACGAGGAAATGGGGCATTCGTTGATCCGCTGTTTCATCCGGCACAATAGGATGCCAAACGCGAACGCTCTCCTCAGATTATACCTGACCAAGACGATCCGCTGGTCGTTGAACAGCGTGTATACTCTGCGGCAGTTGTGCGAACGCGTTTCTCTACCGGAGGACGCGTCCACGTCGGTACTCGATCCATCACCCTCGACAATGACTACACCGGTCTGCGATAGGACACGTCTCCTGGAGTGGCTGCTGACCGCACCGTGGCAAAAGTTGGCGACTCGACTGCCCATCGCGGACATGTGCGCATCGTCGATAGATCTGGTTTTGAGCTCTCGTTGCAGGCAAACCGTCAAGACAGATCAGAAGAGAGCTTTGCAGAGCCACGAGGGAACGCGTAGGCTCGCCTACGTGTCGCATAGAGACGTTTGTTCGACAGATCTCCCGGAAATCTGTCATGCGTCCTTGATCTTCAAGGTAGACTTGTCGGCGAGCCGGAAGAACGAACGTATCGAACGAACGTCCGGAGCAACGTCCGCTCGTGCAAGTCACGTCACCTACGTTCAGGATGTGTTTAACTTCCTGAAGAAACGGCTGCATGACATTTTCCAAGAAGAAGGCTCGAGCGACGAGGTCTACATCACGTTGATGAAAATTGCGCTTTTAGCGAGACTGCTGTCAGCTCTGAAGCTGCTGGGTGTTGTGACGGTGGAAAATATTGTCGACTGCCCGTTGATCGACGTGATGAAAAGCCACCTGACGAGCAGCTTCGAAGTTCTAACAAAAATCGATCCAAACAG GTCCAAATATATGTACTTGCTGAACGTGACCAGAGCGTTAAGCGAGCTCTACGGGACGACCTATGATGCAGATATCGCGAAGATGATTGTCTCAGCGTCCACGCTGAACATGTTGCAAAGTGTCTTCGATGTGCTAAATTTCGACGACAGTCGTAATTGTGATTATTACAAGGAACATAACACCTTCCAG gAGCGACGCAGACGTTCTGATGTGTGTACAGAGTTGCCCagctcgacgacgacgacgagtctCCCGCGTAAAGATGCGATTCGCCTACGGGTTGTCGAGGCTCTGGCAGCGTTCTGCGCGTTGCACATCGGCGCGGACTGCGACAAGTCCACGTTGCAGACGAGGATGATGAAGAATCTGCTGATCATGCAGCAGGACTTTACCAGCTCCGTGGACACCAGGATGTCGCTGACGATTCTCGAATCGCTCGCGACACGCGACCAGGCCGAGATCCAATGCCAGTTCGCGGACAAGCCGCTGGAGCTTCTGTCCGAAGTATGCCAGAAATGCCGCAAGAACGAGGAGTCGACGTGTCGATTATTGAATCTACTGCCGTACTTTTTCAAGTACGCGACCGAATACAGTTACTCGCCGAAGGAGACGCTCATCAAGACGCTCGGAGCGTTCTACAATCACATTCATCAACGGAATTGTGGCGTTCTGGTGCACGTGAATTACATGAAGTGCATCTGCAATTTTGTTCGGATTGATCCGGATTTTTTGTGGAGTAGTTCCAACAACGAGGTCGCATCGATGCTAGACAGCGTGCTCGATTATATCGGTAACAAGCTCTTCCTATTGCGTTCGCAGGCGATACGATGCTTGCAAGAGCTTCTGTCTTTCGGGAGCGTTGCTGACGAGTGGAAGGAATGGATGTTCGTCATTGTGGAGAAGACAGTATTTAAGCTGTTCGATGAGATGAACCAGCAATCGAGCTCTAATTCGGAAAa TTTGGAGGAGAATCAACAAGAGGACGAAAAAGAGACGAGAACGGCCACCGCGTTGATCGCGTTGACGTCCGTGGCGTGTGCTAGCAGCATTCTTCAGGGTCGCGCGTTACATGCCATATTACGACTAACGGTCGAGAAGAAATTAAGCACGCAGAAGGTGCAAAAGGTTCTTCTGGCGGCAGCGCAACACACAACAACACACGTCTCCCTCGTCGAGGATAACTTGAGCTACCTGCTGACGACCTGGATTAGCGACGCGCAGTATCCATTGGAGAGTTTCCCGTGGACGCTCGCGG GATGCGAGAGTATGAACGAGTTCTTCAGGAAGCACGTCAGCCACATTGTCCCAATTCTGTTGCGCACCTCGAATCTCGCTGTGGCCGTGTCGTTCTGCGCGAACTGCGCTGGCGTGGCCTTTGACGACGTCTTCGAGGATGTGTTTCCCTCCTGCTTCGCATGGTTGATATCGTCCGATGAATCCACCCTCGAGGCTGGTAACAAGGCTGAGCGGATGCTGTGGGACCTGCTGAAGAGCACGAACAAGTTCGAGAAGACGCGCGGTTACGGCCGACTGTTTTCCGATCGTCTGCAGGACGTTCTGGTGGAGTTGGTGCGACGGCTACACGACGAGGATGATTTCAAGCGGGTTCTGTCACTCCCAGGCGTGCGCTTCCCGGCGATGGATCCACCACATTTTCCGCGAGCCACGGTGGATCGGTGTCTCGATCGCCTGGAACGCAACTTTCTGGGGAAACCGCTGACTCTCATCTTGGTCGAGCAGCAACCGGCAGCGCTGCAGAAAACGCTCTTGTGCCTCGTGAGCGCCGTGCACTCGTCGCGCTCTCGGGAGGGCCAGCTCAAACGGCTGCATCAGTACGCGTACTTCTGCTCGCGACTGAATCTGGCCGAACCCTTCTTCGACGAAATGGCCGCGTTCCTGATCAGGGACGTGTGCTACAGCTTGCTACATTTGACGAGAAACAGCGATGAGACCCTCGTTACCGCGTGCTGCAAGTTCCTGGATATGTTCCTGAGATCGGTGTTGCCCACGAGAGCCGCCGAGGTTCGAGATATTCTCAGGTTCATCGTGGCAAGTCTGATCCGCCTGGCGCAGGGAGCGAATGACGCCGGTAATGTCGCCGCGAATTTACTCCGATTCCTCGTGGTGGAGCAGAAGGACACGTTGCGCGAAGCCATCGCGAAGCTCAGCGCGTTTCCGAATCACGAGATCTTCCGAGACGCAAGAGAGACGCACAACATTATCAGATCAAAGAAGGATGGCGTTGCGCTGTGCCTCGAGGACGAACTGGAACGCTTCTTGGGTGCCATAAACGAAGAGAACGCCGAGTGCACGCTCGAGGATCTCGCGGATCTCACGCAGCAGTTGTcgacgaggaagagggagTTGAGGGAGTTGCATCAAAAGCTGGGAACGCCTGGGTATCCTGAGGACGGCGCCAGTATCTTGCACCGATTAGTATTCAA ACTCGTCAAGCTGATGGAATCATCTAATTCATGCATATCAATGGAGGCTACTAAATGCCTCGGCGAATTGGGCCCAATGGATTCCACGGTAGTCCTGCGACCGATTAAAAATCTTATTCAAGAAGCGGATCATGCGATAGAAGCCCTGACGTATCATTCGGTCTCAATGTTGACGAGCTTTCTTGTGGAGAACGCCGTGGAACTCCGCAAG GTCAGTGCTGATGCCCTTTATGCGGTGCTATCGACTTCACACGGTCGGAAACTATCAAACCCCGAATATTTAAGAAATCTATCCAATATCTTGAAAGAATATGCGCCTCTGAAAATCGATTACATCCAACCATTCTCTCGTGGACGTTGCGTCACGCAAACTTCTTTCCACGTGGATAACACGAAATTTCGCATCGTCATGGATCCAAAGAATGCTTTGTGGACTGTCAAAGATAGCATGAATTATACTGAATGGGTCGTAAAGATTACCTGTGGCATCGCGGAGTGCTTTGCGGATTCGTATCTGGAGAGCTTTCTGCCGGTCTGCCGGCTCAGCATCGAGTTCTGCGAATTGATTCTGCCGAGAATTATTTACCTCATTATTTGTGAAAACAAAAGCTTCATTGGTTCCATATGTGATTGCGTCAATCACTTTTTCAG ACACCACTTCGCAATCAACCAGGAGACGGAGGCCACATCAAGGGACTGTGATCAGAAGATCGTACGCCGTATGCTGGACGTGGTGAATCATATACGTGCGCAGCTGCCGGACGGCGCGAGCCTGAAACTCGACTACGTTCATCTTGCCAAAGCAGCGCACAAGTGCTCCGCGTACTACACGGCCCTGCTATTCGCACAGCTGGCGTGCGAGTCGATTTCGACGGACTATCCGGACTTCAGCAGTGATCCGAGGATCGATTACATCTACGAGCGTCAGCCAGAGGATGGCCGGGTGCTGCAGGACATCATGTTGGATACCTATACGAACATCAGCGATCCGGACGCCATTTATGGTGCTGGATCGTCGCATTTGCTCGATCATGAGTCCCGGATACAGTACTACGCCCGCACCAATCGCTGGGACAATGTCATGCTCGCGCAGGACATTGAACTGTCCCACAATGGCAATCAACTGACGAATGCCAAGACCGCGATGGCGAACGCGCTGCATCACTCGGGGCTGCAGTTTCTCCAGTGGCAGTTTTTGGGCAGCGATTGCCTGGACGAGAAATTCAG CTACGAGTGCGCCTGGCGACTCAGCAATTGGAATCTTCTCATCAGCGACAACGTCAATGCTAATTGCTATGATTCCCAAGCGCAACCGCGATTGGAACAGCTGGAGAACGCGTTTCACGCGCATCACTACCACGCGCTCAAGTGCTTGCACGAGAACGATCGGCAGGGTACGGAAAGGGCGATCGAGAGCGCCCGCGAGAGCGTAATTCGCAGTCTGCGAATCATCAGCCTAGAAAGCAACCGGACCGTCAACGAGAAGCTGTCACAGCTGCGGCTGTTGCGCGAGATCGAGCAGCTGAGCTCGGCGGCCGATTCGCCGGGGGAAAAATACCCGAAAGTGTTGCGAAGCTGGGACGAGCACCAGATCAGCCAGACCGGCGAGTTCGACTGCGTGGAACCGATTCTATGGCAGCGTATCATCATGTTCCGCATTCAGGAGTCCTTACGGACCGACCCGAACGTGGAGACAGCATTCTTCGCCACTTGCTTAGACCTGGCGGAGGTTGCGGAGGGCCAGGGTGCCTTCCCGGTGGCCGCTCGGGCGCTAGGCAGCTTGACGAAGCAGGAGAATTTGTCCGTCGACCTGCAGAATCAGCTCCTCTACCAGGAATCCTTGCTGACATGGATGAAGAGCGATCAGATAATAGCGCGTCGACTGCTGCGCACCTTGATCGAGAAGAGGAAACTGAAACCGAGCTTGAGAGCCAAGGCGCTGCGGGTCTACGGCGACTGGATGGCGGAGACTAAATCGGAAAATCCACAAGCGGTGATACAAAAGTATTATCTGGAGTCGATCGAAACTAGCGAGGCGATCAAAGACCAAGTTCCTGACGTCGTTAGAAATCTGCACGATACACAG GTTGCGCTGGCGCGTTTCGCTGACGCGCAATACGAGCAGATCACTGCTTACATGAACTCGCCAGTGTACGAATCGTTGAAGGAATACGCTCATGGAAACGACGCGATGAACAAGGTGGATCAGGTACAGAAGATGAAGAATCACGATCTCAAGCGCGCGATGCTAATCAACCAACGACAGACGACGAATGACGCAGCCGAACTGAAAAATATTGGGCAGGAGAGGCGCAAGTACCTCGGGCAAGCTGTCTTGTATTACTTGAAGACACTGCAGTGTAGCGAGGAGCACAACATGCTTATTTTTCGCCTGGTCGCTCTCTGGCTGGACAACATGCTGGACGAAGAGGTGAACGAGCTGCTGCTGAAGGAGTTGAACACCGTGCCGTCGTTCAAATTTATACCGCTAGTGCCGCAATTGGCCGCTCATATAAGCAACGACCTTAAGCAGCGGGGATCTTTCTCCGCGCACATCTTCGAGATCCTCGAGCGCGCAGCGCTCGAGCATCCGTATCATACGTTGCCGGTACTGCTAGCGCTGAAGAACCTGCACAGCGATGACGAGTACGACTCGGCTGGCAAGGTCACGAAGAAGCAGGAAGAACGTCGCGTGCTGGGCGCGAAGAAGCTTCTCAAGCAACTGGCCAACTCTCCTGTAAGCGCGATCGTCCACGAGATGGAGAATCTATCACGGGCGCTGCTGAGTCTCGCCTACTGGCAGCCCAACGGCAAGTGCTATCCTGGCAAGTGCTACCCGATACCGCGAGACCAACCAATATGCAAG TTGAAGAACCTGAGCAACGTTCTCCTGCCAACCCTGAGTCTGTCTGTACGACCGTCGGGTAATTATAAGGACGTGATCGGCGTGAAGATGTACCAGGATACCTGCGAGTTCGTCGGCGGCGTGAACGCGCCGAAGAAAGTCATTTGCGTCGGCACCGACGGCGTTCACCGTCGGCAGTTGGTCAAAGGCAAGGATGACCTCCGACAGGACGCGGTGATGCAGCAAGTGTTCACCGTAATGAACGCGCTGTTGCGCACGTGCAAGGAAACGAAGCGGCGGAATCTGCGTATCAGAACGTACAAGGTGGTGCCGCTGACGCAGCGTTCGGGCGTATTGGAATGGTGCGACAACACGGTGCCTATCACAGCTGCGTTGATGGGCAAACCCGGTTTGCACAAGAAGTATTATCCGCGAGACCTAACCGCAGAAGCGGCCAGAGAAAAGTTAAAGAACGTTGCGCAGGACACGAACGAG GTGAAACTGAAGGTCTTCCTCGAGTGCTGCAAACGTATGAGGCCAGCGTTCCATCACTTCTTTGAAGAGAAATATCGCTCTCCTGAGACCTGGGTCGAGCGCACTCTGACCTATACACGTAGTGTCGCGACAACGTCCATCGCGGGCTACATTCTGGGCCTCGGGGACAGACACTTGAGTAACATCCTCATCGACGAGCGCACCGCTGAAGTAGTGCACATCGATTTCGGTGTAGCATTCGAGCAGGGCAAAGTCTTGCCTGTTCCAGAAACCATTCCTTTCAG ATTGACCAGGGATATTGAGGTTGCAATGGGTGTATCCGGTATTGAAGGGACCATGAGACGCAGCTGCGAAGTTACGATGACGATGCTGCGCGATCAAAGacagattattattacacttttGCAAGTTTTACTCTACGATCCGCTCTTCACGTGGGCCATTACACCGGAAAAGGCATGCAAGATGCAGAGTGACGTCGTAAAGAGAGGTTTCTCAGAAAACAGTGGGCGAG CACCCGTGGAAACCAATAAGATTGCCAAAAGAGCTCTTTTAAGGATTGAGCAAAAATTGCGGGGGACAGAGGATGGTCTGGTGTCCAGCGTTCCTGGACAAGTGGAAAGGCTTTTGCAGGAAGCGCGAGATCCTGCGAATTTGTGCCGTGTCTATTGTGGGTGGCAACCATACTTGTAA